Within the Clostridiales bacterium genome, the region GATATCTAAGGGGAGCTTAGATTTGCTAGAGGTAGATCCAATAGGCTTAGATTCAGTGGATAGGAATATGCTAATGACGATAATAGATAAATTTGCGGGAGGGCCAGTAGGATTAGACACATTGGCTGCTTCAACGGGAGAAGAGTCGGGTACAATAGAAGAGGTGTATGAACCATATTTGTTGCAGTTGGGTTTTATCAGTAAGACACCTAGAGGCAGAGTTGCAACAAAGCTTGCGTATGAACATTTAGGTTTAAGGTATGAGTAAGAGAGGAAGTGAATGGATGAAGTTGTTGATTCATATATGTTGTGGGCCATGTGCAGTATATCCAGTAGATGTTGTAAAAAAAGAGGGAATAGAGTTTGATGGATATTTTTATAATCCTAATATACATCCTATAGATGAGTTTGAAAGAAGGATGGAGAATGTCAAGATATTATCCGATAAAGAAAATATTCGGGTGTACTACGACAGTGAGTTTTTGCAAAGTGTGTGGGAAGAGTACACCGATAAAGAAAAACGATGCAAAATGTGTTACACTAAAAGGCTTGAGAAGGCGGCAAAGTTCGCAAAGGAAAATAATTTTACTGCATTTACTACAACATTACTGGTTAGTCCTTACCAAAATCATCAATTTATAAAAGACTTAGGAGAGAACTTGGCTAATGAATATGGCATAGAATTTTTTTATAGAGATTTCAGGGTTGGATTTAGAGAAGGACAGAAAAAAGCCAAAGAGATGGGCTTGTACAGACAGAAATATTGCGGTTGCATAAAGTCTAAGGAATATAAATAAAAAAAAACAAGAGGTGATGCATTTATGAAGAAGTTGTTTATGGTAGTAGTGGGTTTTATAGTTGTGCTAAGTGCTAGTATTACGTTTGCGGCAGATGGTTTGGTAGGCCTATGTAATGTAAAATATCTAGAGGATGAAAACGATGGAAAGGTAATAGTGAATTTTTCAGATAGCGTAGGAGAGCCGGTAGTAAGAAAATTTGAAGATCCTAAGCGATTGGTTATAGACTTTAATCAATCATCGACAAAAGATGCCACAAAAACTATAGAGGTCGGGAATGCACAAATAAAACAGGTAAGAATAGGGCAATTTAATCCAACAACAG harbors:
- a CDS encoding epoxyqueuosine reductase QueH; amino-acid sequence: MKLLIHICCGPCAVYPVDVVKKEGIEFDGYFYNPNIHPIDEFERRMENVKILSDKENIRVYYDSEFLQSVWEEYTDKEKRCKMCYTKRLEKAAKFAKENNFTAFTTTLLVSPYQNHQFIKDLGENLANEYGIEFFYRDFRVGFREGQKKAKEMGLYRQKYCGCIKSKEYK